Proteins encoded within one genomic window of Augochlora pura isolate Apur16 chromosome 11, APUR_v2.2.1, whole genome shotgun sequence:
- the LOC144476910 gene encoding uncharacterized protein LOC144476910, whose protein sequence is MEAEAGRQSHHQGLQLTLPSPGIPGLDVVRALHQTVISLRSALDSSREELRRLKESVGDFSGESYVDVIERLALENHVLRRKILSRNSEFSSDAATSPPPQARPLPLAVEDSKDLPEETGVSMDSLRNKVVTEDPPESSRQDIQSGKSDGNNGDDSTASVAIGKPFKDQEGSAMSKDSAGSVHQAQTRLSEASPTDKQSKDTEDQDTTEAQGERLEVPDKDMEDLSLKSVSDGENSVFSDNPDTQMAQQHQRQNQTVDQPKANDHSENESEELDDIELIFTTDDTCRDLGLQEDLVSITETESWQQPATTGQPVLLKYTKSAEGESLVCNGEKTSSVEEAVSSQSSSIDREESVDRFDESSNTRLNKMWSQCSVLVETDISKCGVVEEPEHPTRHAVRRNTLAAPPTAYRPIIHREALAGSRRKSAAPLRPVMDRISGARRESGAQTDISALPAHWRSESYLAHKVAHAFTTLPSKFALPTGVPGRLRLSDKTREARRVMLSDISFTSMVPELSRSADHLCHDPHVQTCFNSRGCGLRTPDVHRRESLGSLAGFWPRFNPSTGLLSPCDCRLSTDLYSSRYRGSLSSIPSPGLEVVSGPSRRHSWRATAASFDTWRVPVATSTPRPTWSSMPSSPTHVHPPATSSKVTKNVPKRTRSKVTFQECPMTRGSLPNLRSDLVGGDNSGDSTESLIDEAEDYLRRSIDSMLTVSSSGVCSDYWNKQTARRRRARRYSEPDLIRDWHPPQDARPYLPKIPRDLKLDHLVKVISPEGRVLQGRVRYVGPVPGRDEAHVGVELPYMNGTSDGTFQGRRFFDCDPDRAIFVPFKKVILAWCTT, encoded by the exons aTGGAAGCTGAAGCTGGTCGGCAGTCTCACCATCAGGGGCTGCAGCTTACCCTGCCATCCCCGGGAATCCCCGGTCTGGACGTCGTGAGGGCCTTGCACCAG ACTGTGATATCGCTTCGCTCCGCTCTGGATTCATCGCGAGAAGAGCTGCGTCGTCTTAAAGAGAGCGTCGGTGATTTTTCTGGCGAGAGCTACGTCGATGTCATTGAGAGGCTGGCTCTCGAGAATCACGTCCTTAGGCGAAAGATCCTAAGTAGGAACAGTGAGTTTTCTAGCGATGCTGCCACAAGTCCGCCGCCCCAGGCCCGTCCTTTGCCACTCGCAGTAGAGGACAGTAAGGA CTTGCCGGAAGAAACGGGCGTATCCATGGACTCGTTAAGAAACAAAGTCGTTACGGAGGATCCGCCGGAGTCGTCGAGACAGGACATCCAGAGCGGCAAAAGCGACGGGAACAACGGCGACGATTCTACCGCGTCAGTCGCGATCGGGAAACCGTTCAAGGATCAGGAAGGATCCGCGATGTCGAAGGATAGCGCAGGATCCGTGCATCAAGCACAAACTCGACTATCCGAGGCTTCTCCGACCGACAAACAATCTAAGGACACCGAGGATCAAGATACAACCGAGGCGCAGGGCGAACGTTTGGAAGTGCCTGACAAGGATATGGAAGACCTCAGCTTGAAGTCGGTCTCCGACGGCGAGAACTCGGTATTCAGCGATAATCCGGACACGCAAATGGCGCAGCAACATCAGCGACAGAACCAGACGGTCGATCAGCCAAAGGCCAATGATCATTCGGAGAACGAATCCGAGGAGCTGGACGACATCGAGCTAATATTCACGACGGACGACACTTGCCGCGATCTCGGCTTACAAGAGGATCTTGTCTCGATCACGGAGACGGAGTCCTGGCAACAGCCCGCCACCACAGGACAACCGGTATTGCTGAAGTATACCAAGTCCGCCGAGGGCGAATCGTTGGTCTGCAACGGTGAGAAAACCAGCTCTGTCGAAGAAGCTGTCTCCTCGCAAAGCTCCAGCATCGATCGCGAGGAGAGCGTTGATAGATTCGACGAAAGCTCCAATACCAGATTGAACAAAATGTGGTCGCAGTGCTCGGTATTGGTCGAGACTGACATCAGCAAGTGTGGAGTCGTCGAGGAGCCTGAACACCCTACCAGACACGCGGTCAGGAGGAACACGTTGGCTGCGCCCCCCACCGCTTACAG GCCGATCATCCATCGGGAGGCTTTAGCAGGCAGTCGTCGAAAGAGCGCGGCACCATTGAGGCCAGTCATGGACAGGATCAGCGGCGCAAGACGCGAATCTGGCGCTCAAACCGATATCTCCGCGCTTCCGGCACATTGGCGCTCGGAAAGTTATCTCGCGCACAAAGTGGCACACGCGTTCACCACGTTGCCAAGTAAATTCGCCTTGCCAACCGGTGTGCCCGGAAGACTCCGGCTGTCCGACAAGACTCGGGAGGCCAGACGCGTGATGCTTTCGGACATTAGCTTCACCAGCATGGTGCCAGAACTATCTAGAAGTGCCGATCATCTTTGCCATGATCCACACGTACAG ACCTGCTTCAACTCACGCGGCTGCGGTCTTCGCACGCCAGACGTACACCGTCGCGAATCATTGGGCTCTCTGGCAGGTTTCTGGCCCCGTTTCAATCCCAGCACAGGACTTCTGAGCCCATGCGATTGTCGTCTCTCCACCGATCTCTATTCGTCGCGGTATCGCGGCTCCTTGAGCTCGATCCCGTCGCCTGGTCTAGAGGTTGTCAGCGGCCCGTCTCGAAGACACTCGTGGAGAGCAACGGCGGCATCTTTCGACACGTGGAGAGTCCCGGTGGCTACCTCCACCCCGAGACCCACTTGGTCTTCTATGCCTTCGTCGCCGACCCACGTGCATCCTCCGGCAACCTCCTCGAAAGTCACCAAAAACGTTCCGAAGAGAACGCGGTCGAAGGTCACCTTCCAAG AATGCCCGATGACGCGAGGCAGCTTGCCGAATTTGCGCTCAGACTTGGTCGGCGGCGATAACAGCGGCGATTCGACCGAATCGTTAATCGACGAGGCCGAGGATTATTTGCGACGTAGCATCGATTCGATGCTGACAGTTTCCAGCAGCGGAGTCTGTTCAGACTATTGGAACAAACAGACGGCCAGGCGGAGACGTGCGCGTCGCTACTCCGAGCCCGATCTCATCCGTGACTGGCATCCGCCGCAGGATGCCAGACCGTACCTGCCAAAG ATACCGAGGGATCTCAAACTGGACCATCTGGTCAAGGTGATATCGCCGGAAGGAAGAGTTCTGCAAGGACGTGTCAGGTACGTGGGACCTGTACCAGGACGAGACGAGGCACACGTTGGCGTCGAGTTACCTTATATGAACGGCACCTCCGATGGCACTTTCCAGGGCAGAAGATTCTTCGACTG TGATCCAGATCGAGCGATTTTCGTTCCATTCAAGAAGGTGATCCTAGCGTGGTGCACCACTTGA
- the Glg1 gene encoding Golgi apparatus protein 1 yields MDNKFALKKRSYLPRMEYMTNLKSILIVICIHLSVLNCAQSTRTYIKNVSPNSGDVIPSISWVFSNSVDSVVRVKRAVVPYSLPPKCRQNLSRLCNDINVNNDELTLLECIQRFKPTEVSTIDDECRGAIWEYILNITSNSNIQRLAKKTCGKELDHLNCPTFDKHGAYLSCLIDKREKVKDADCIAYIQRLEWIAFSDFRIITPFSTDCYNDIEKFGCGKIPPKDISQGQILACLQEHVNGLEIQCKQHILHVSEIQAENVELDRQLYIACEQDRIKFCPNIRSGSGQVYKCLMQHKTDRAMTGMCQDQLARRGKLIASDYRVSKGLVKACKEDIRSNHCRRSSEDKNIRLAQILLCLESVVKNGTKIDSNCQAEMFDHRKLLMEDYRLSPEIVDGCSYDITTFCNGVEVGGTTIHCLMEHTRPRRKKSRVSNRCQKALEDLIMEADAGEDWRIDPILREQCQPVVNLACRDVTGGDARVISCLMEQLGTNRMTEACATALVQIQYFIARDFKLDPQLYRTCKFDASRLCHARNAWASDGRQMDPERGPLILPCLYRHAYHPQKNMTLRTECLEEIRRVMRQRAVNVDLQPEIEEVCLNELATFCYDRTAKGEEISCLQDYLDSLSKNCKLAVGNFTEEQAERVELNPVISAACQHIMERHCEEVLKYGKDEGDMMECLIEHKNDLDIRSDNKCKAAVEHFQLISLKNYHFTYKFKEACRPSVKRWCPKSKTKAEVIECLSVTVQEDIMKDTQHRIPKECRQQLRAQLYQQRENIHFDPILQAQCADDVKQYCFNVEAGNSQILECLAAHKSKLSDACHKQIFKVRKQEFQDSSSDFALLNTCRVMVRQFCHDMSRSQALDCLKKYKDEPTFDGKCKNIVIRRMIEQNTDYRFNTALQASCSSDINKHCKEVLIHEPTDKELEGKVIRCLKIKFREAKLQTRCEHQITNILKEEALNYHLNPLLATLCAREIETICRADENDPGAVEECLKIEFNSGNRDMKEECRLEIAALIEQRRADINVDPLLQKACAIDVSKYCSAVPQGGGKHIMCLQNVMDDSNKSLQPDCYKMLTTRIEMFRNAVKLIGPNSIRELYSTVNRSPARRYFMIVALTMIGLIFITGLFCGRVSRRTIIMKIFGLTVGGWYRPQEAMTITRAV; encoded by the exons ATGGATAATAAGTTTGCATTAAAGAAGCGGTCCTACTTGCCGAGGATGGAATATATgactaatttaaaaagtattctaATTGTGATTTGTATACACTTGTCGGTGCTAAATTGTGCTCAGTCAACAAGaacttatattaaaaatgtgtcCCCGAATAGTGGTGATGTTATACCAAGTATAAGTTGGGTATTTAGCAATTCTGTTGATAGTGTCGTTAGGGTTAAGAGAGCAGTTGTGCCGTATTCTTTACCTCCTAAATGCCGACAGAATTTGAGTCGGCTCTGCAATGATATAAATGTAAACAATGATGAATTGACTTTGTTAGAGTGCATTCAAAGATTCAAG ccaACCGAAGTGTCTACTATTGATGATGAAtgccgtggagcaatttgggaGTATATCTTAAATATTACCAGTAATTCAAATATACAACGTTTAGCTAAGAAAACTTGTGGCAAAGAATTAGATCATTTGAACTGTCCTACATTCGACAAGCATGGAGCATATTTATCTTGTCTGAttgataaaagagaaaaagtcaAAGACGCCGATTGTATTGCATACATTCAAAGATTAGAATGGATTGCGTTTAgtgattttagaattataacaCCATTTTCTACCGATTGTTACAAtgacattgaaaaatttggtTGCGGGAAAATACCACCCAAAGATATATCCCAAGGGCAAATATTAGCTTGCTTGCAAGAGCATGTCAATGGTCTTGAGATTCAATGTAAACAACACATACTCCATGTATCTGAAATACAAGCTGAAAATGTAGAATTAGATCGGCAATTGTACATTGCTTGTGAACAAGATCGTATCAAATTTTGCCCAAATATTAGATCGGGTAGTGGCCAGGTGTATAAATGTTTGATGCAACATAAAACAGATAGAGCAATGACAGGAATGTGTCAAGACCAACTTGCAAGAAGAGGAAAATTGATAGCATCTGATTACAGAGTCAGCAAAGGGTTAGTCAAAGCATGTAAAGAAGACATACGAAGTAATCACTGTAGGAGGTCCTctgaagataaaaatataaggcTTGCCCAAATTCTACTTTGTTTAGAATCAGTAGTAAAGAATGGTACTAAAATCGATAGTAATTGTCAAGCTGAAATGTTTGATCATAGAAAGCTTTTAATGGAAGACTATAGATTGTCTCCAGAAATAGTTGATGGATGTTCTTATGACATTACAACATTCTGCAACGGTGTTGAAGTTGGTGGTACAACAATTCATTGTTTGATGGAACATACAAGACCCAGAAGGAAGAAGTCAAGAGTATCTAACAGATGTCAAAAAGCG TTAGAAGATTTAATTATGGAGGCAGATGCTGGAGAAGATTGGAGAATTGATCCCATCTTAAGAGAACAGTGTCAACCTGTGGTTAATTTAGCTTGCAGGGAT GTAACTGGAGGTGATGCTAGAGTAATATCTTGCCTCATGGAACAACTTGGCACAAACAGAATGACAGAAGCATGTGCAACTGCTTTAGttcaaatacaatatttcattgcTCGAGATTTCAAATTAGATCCACAGTTGTACAGAACATGTAAATTTGATGCATCAAGATTATGTCATGCAAGAAATGCATGGGCTAGTGATGGAAGACAAATGGACCCAGAAAGGGGACCCCTTATTTTACCATGTTTATACAGACATGCATATCATCCTCAAAAAAATATGACA TTACGAACAGAGTGTCTTGAAGAAATTAGACGTGTAATGAGACAAAGAGCTGTAAATGTTGATTTACAACCAGAGATTGAAGAAGTTTGTTTGAATGAGTTAGCAACATTTTGTTATGATAGAACTgcaaagggagaagaaatatcGTGCCTTCAAGATTATTTAGACAG TTTAAGcaaaaactgtaaattggcaGTTGGAAATTTTACAGAAGAACAAGCAGAACGTGTTGAACTAAATCCAGTAATTTCTGCAGCTTGCCAACATATCATGGAACGACATTGTGag gaagtattaaaatatggtAAAGATGAAGGTGATATGATGGAATGTTTAATtgaacataaaaatgatttggaTATACGATCtgataataaatgtaaagcAGCAGTAGAACATTTCCAATtgatatcattaaaaaattatcattttacgtataaatttaaagaagcTTGCAGACCTTCTGTCAAAAGATGGTGTCCAAA GTCTAAAACTAAAGCAGAAGTAATAGAGTGTTTAAGTGTAACAGTACAAGAAGATATAATGAAAGATACGCAGCATCGCATACCGAAAGAATGTAGGCAACAATTAAGAGCACAATTGTATCAGCAAAGGGAAAATATTCACTTTGATCCCATTTTACAAGCGCAATGCGCAGATgatgtaaaacaatattgttttaatgttgAAGCAGGCAATTCgcaa ATCCTTGAATGTTTAGCAGCgcataaatcaaaattgtctGATGCATGCCACaagcaaatatttaaagtaagaAAACAAGAATTTCAAGACAGCTCAAGTGATTTtgctttattaaatacttgtCGTGTTATGGTAAGACAATTTTGTCACGATATGAGTCGCTCACAAGCATTGgattgtttgaaaaaatacAAAGATGAACCTACATTTGATGGaaagtgtaaaaatattgttatccGCCGAATGATTGAACAAAACACCGATTATAGATTTAATACCGCATTGCAAGCATCATGTTCCtctgatattaataaacactGCAAAGAG GTTTTAATACATGAACCTACTGACAAGGAACTTGAAGGAAAGGTAAttcgatgtttaaaaataaaatttcgtgaaGCGAAGCTCCAAACAAGGTGTGAACACCAAATAACTAACATTCTTAAGGAAGAAGCATTAAATTATCACTTAAATCCATTACTTGCAACACTTTGTGCACGTGAG ATTGAAACGATATGTAGAGCAGATGAAAACGATCCTGGTGCGGTAGaagaatgtttgaaaatagaatttaattctgGTAATAGAGATATGAAAGAGGAATGTCGCCTTGAAATTGCTGCTTTGATAGAACAAAGAAGGGCAGATATTAATGTAGATCCTTTGTTACAAAAAGCATGTGCCATTGATGTTAGCAAATACTGTAGCGCTGTACCTCAAGGAGGAGGAAAAC atatcaTGTGTCTTCAAAATGTAATGGATGATAGTAATAAATCTTTACAACCTGATTGTTATAAAATGCTAACCACAAGAATAGAAATGTTTAGAAATGCAGTGAAG TTAATTGGTCCAAATTCGATACGAGAACTATATTCAACTGTAAATCGGTCTCCTGCAAGACGATATTTTATGATTGTGGCATTAACGATGATTGGTTTGATATTTATAACTGGTTTATTTTGTGGAAGAGTGTCGAGacgaacaataataatgaaaa TTTTTGGACTCACCGTGGGAGGGTGGTATCGTCCACAGGAAGCAATGACAATTACAAGAGCTGTGTAA
- the Hzg gene encoding CTD small phosphatase herzog isoform X2 gives MDASSIITQVSRDDELGQFNNEKAQLPRENEVASNGPASGKKPRGRGLLRSLLCCLGRGRGSSSKSSKTSSVQWEDHGYSPPPRTGSQRFLLPPVRHQDMHKKCMVIDLDETLVHSSFKPINNADFVVPVEIDGTVHQVYVLKRPYVDEFLQRMGELYECVLFTASLAKYADPVADLLDRWGVFRARLFRESCVFHRGNYVKDLNKLGRDLQQIIIVDNSPASYIFHPDNAVPVASWFDDMTDSELLDLIPFFEKLSSVENIYAVLCNSNHPYNQIPVVQNSPSPGSGSLGAS, from the exons atggACGCATCGTCCATTATCACCCAAGTGTCGCGGGATGACGAGCTAGGCCAGTTTAACAATGAGAAAG CCCAGTTACCGCGAGAGAATGAAGTGGCCAGCAACGGTCCAGCCAGTGGCAAAAAGCCAAGAGGGCGTGGACTTCTACGATCTCTACTATGTTGCCTCGGTAGAGGACGAGGAAGTAGTTCGAAGAGTTCGAAAACAAGTTCTGTACAATGGGAGGACCATGGTTACTCACCACCACCAAGGACTGGATCTCAACGGTTTCTTCTCCCACCTGTCAGACATCAGGATATGCACAAGAAGTGCATGGTGATTGATTTGGATGAGACGCTAGTACATAGTTCTTTCAAACCAATCAACAATGCAGATTTTGTTGTTCCTGTAGAAATTGATGGGACAGTGCATCAAGTATATGTTTTAAAGAGGCCTTATGTGGATGAATTCTTGCAAAGAATGGGTGAACTATATGAATGCGTATTGTTCACGGCAAGTTTAGCTAAG TATGCTGATCCGGTAGCAGATCTGCTTGACAGATGGGGAGTGTTCAGAGCAAGACTGTTTAGAGAATCTTGTGTTTTTCACAGAGGAAATTATgttaaagatttaaataaactagGACGGGAtttacaacaaattattattgttgataACAGCCCTGCCAGTTACATTTTCCATCCAGATAATGCA GTACCAGTGGCATCATGGTTCGATGATATGACAGATTCAGAACTATTagatttaattccattttttgAGAAACTTAGTAGTGTGGAGAACATTTATGCAGTCTTGTGCAATAGCAATCATCCTTATAATCAAATACCTGTTGTACAGAATAGTCCAAGCCCAGGATCAGGTTCGCTTGGTGCTTCCTAG
- the Hzg gene encoding CTD small phosphatase herzog isoform X1: protein MRKMLDGIYTCYGNCTTLLTLPHPTSPLSASLPSGRLCFNSDVSFPPVLVFVWPRLASFRLASSNRIYPSPTLFFHLSFAQLPRENEVASNGPASGKKPRGRGLLRSLLCCLGRGRGSSSKSSKTSSVQWEDHGYSPPPRTGSQRFLLPPVRHQDMHKKCMVIDLDETLVHSSFKPINNADFVVPVEIDGTVHQVYVLKRPYVDEFLQRMGELYECVLFTASLAKYADPVADLLDRWGVFRARLFRESCVFHRGNYVKDLNKLGRDLQQIIIVDNSPASYIFHPDNAVPVASWFDDMTDSELLDLIPFFEKLSSVENIYAVLCNSNHPYNQIPVVQNSPSPGSGSLGAS from the exons ATGAGAAAG ATGCTGGATGGAATCTACACCTGTTACGGGAACTGCACCACACTCCTCACCTTACCTCACCCAACTTCACCTCTCTCGGCCTCTCTCCCTTCTGGTCGCCTATGCTTCAATTCCGACGTCTCTTTTCCTCCCGTCCTCGTTTTTGTCtggcctcgcctcgcctcgtttCGACTTGCCTCGTCAAATCGTATCTATCCCTCTCCCACTCTTTTCTTTCACCTAAGTTTCG CCCAGTTACCGCGAGAGAATGAAGTGGCCAGCAACGGTCCAGCCAGTGGCAAAAAGCCAAGAGGGCGTGGACTTCTACGATCTCTACTATGTTGCCTCGGTAGAGGACGAGGAAGTAGTTCGAAGAGTTCGAAAACAAGTTCTGTACAATGGGAGGACCATGGTTACTCACCACCACCAAGGACTGGATCTCAACGGTTTCTTCTCCCACCTGTCAGACATCAGGATATGCACAAGAAGTGCATGGTGATTGATTTGGATGAGACGCTAGTACATAGTTCTTTCAAACCAATCAACAATGCAGATTTTGTTGTTCCTGTAGAAATTGATGGGACAGTGCATCAAGTATATGTTTTAAAGAGGCCTTATGTGGATGAATTCTTGCAAAGAATGGGTGAACTATATGAATGCGTATTGTTCACGGCAAGTTTAGCTAAG TATGCTGATCCGGTAGCAGATCTGCTTGACAGATGGGGAGTGTTCAGAGCAAGACTGTTTAGAGAATCTTGTGTTTTTCACAGAGGAAATTATgttaaagatttaaataaactagGACGGGAtttacaacaaattattattgttgataACAGCCCTGCCAGTTACATTTTCCATCCAGATAATGCA GTACCAGTGGCATCATGGTTCGATGATATGACAGATTCAGAACTATTagatttaattccattttttgAGAAACTTAGTAGTGTGGAGAACATTTATGCAGTCTTGTGCAATAGCAATCATCCTTATAATCAAATACCTGTTGTACAGAATAGTCCAAGCCCAGGATCAGGTTCGCTTGGTGCTTCCTAG